The following coding sequences are from one Rathayibacter sp. VKM Ac-2760 window:
- a CDS encoding DinB family protein — MTAAIDLLRDAFDRVHGTVHAVLDDSTPERLGFRADAQANSAAWLVWHLTRVQDDHLAPLAGREQVWISGGFHGRSGLPFPAETNGYGMEPAQVAALAAVPAEMLAEYYDAVHEQTLAYLDTLEDADLARVVDEDWDPPVTLGVRLVSVVDDDTQHAGQAAFSAGVAERAGL, encoded by the coding sequence ATGACTGCAGCCATCGATCTCCTCCGCGACGCCTTCGACCGCGTGCACGGCACCGTGCACGCCGTCCTCGACGACAGCACGCCCGAGCGGCTCGGCTTCCGGGCCGACGCGCAGGCGAACTCCGCCGCGTGGCTGGTCTGGCACCTGACGCGCGTGCAGGACGACCACCTCGCACCGCTGGCCGGCCGCGAGCAGGTCTGGATCTCCGGCGGCTTCCACGGGAGATCCGGACTGCCGTTCCCGGCCGAGACGAACGGCTACGGGATGGAGCCGGCCCAGGTGGCGGCGCTCGCCGCGGTGCCGGCCGAGATGCTCGCCGAGTACTACGACGCGGTGCACGAGCAGACCCTCGCCTACCTCGACACCCTCGAGGACGCCGATCTGGCCCGCGTGGTCGACGAGGACTGGGACCCGCCGGTGACGCTCGGCGTCCGGCTCGTCTCGGTCGTCGACGACGACACGCAGCACGCCGGGCAGGCCGCGTTCTCGGCGGGCGTCGCGGAGCGCGCCGGGCTCTGA
- a CDS encoding glycosyltransferase family 39 protein: MRGASGVEAGRPSIGAAAVLPAVVLPAVVLVAATLLTLVGSWIPSYWNDEAATLRLARLPLPELLAFAQQKDAVHVAYALLMHGWIAVAGESELAVRAPSALAVGVAAAGVLVLLRSLGRPRAALAAAVVFVLLPRTSFSGTEARSSALATALVVWAAVLIVRAARDGGALRWVAFVAVAGLANLVFLYDALVLPAFVLLAVLVAERRRAAVVAGLLGAALSIGVASPVLLAAAGQSGQIGWLRSQPVNAYTVVVESFFGAAWWLAALAVAVLAVAALRGRRVRSPLVLVLAVWLLLPAAVLLVGTALIEPMFTPRYLGLSSPALAMLLGLALDSWRRATAGVLVGALAVAALPALVLMRTETGKPAGQDLRALARTVRDGALPGDAFLLGDSGTVSLRPRIALAAYPAAFAGLDDVALERSYATTGTYSDVLLEGDALRSALAGERRVWAAAPATDPGAFDWLAEEGFTAGGATTVPTATVTLWQR, from the coding sequence GTGCGAGGGGCGAGCGGAGTGGAGGCGGGACGCCCGTCGATCGGCGCGGCCGCGGTGCTCCCGGCCGTCGTGCTCCCGGCCGTCGTGCTCGTCGCCGCGACGCTGCTGACCCTCGTCGGCTCGTGGATCCCCTCCTACTGGAACGACGAGGCCGCCACCCTGCGCCTCGCCCGGCTGCCGCTGCCCGAGCTGCTCGCCTTCGCGCAGCAGAAGGACGCGGTGCACGTCGCCTACGCGCTGCTGATGCACGGCTGGATCGCGGTGGCGGGGGAGTCGGAGCTCGCCGTGCGCGCGCCCTCGGCTCTCGCCGTGGGGGTCGCGGCGGCGGGGGTGCTGGTGCTGCTGCGCTCGCTCGGGCGGCCGCGCGCCGCGCTGGCGGCGGCGGTCGTGTTCGTGCTGCTGCCCCGCACCTCGTTCAGCGGGACGGAGGCGCGCTCGTCCGCGCTCGCCACCGCGCTGGTCGTCTGGGCGGCGGTGCTGATCGTCCGGGCCGCGCGAGACGGAGGGGCGCTGCGCTGGGTGGCGTTCGTCGCGGTCGCGGGGCTCGCGAACCTGGTCTTCCTGTACGACGCGCTGGTGCTCCCCGCGTTCGTGCTGCTGGCTGTTCTCGTGGCGGAGCGGCGGCGGGCCGCCGTGGTCGCCGGTCTGCTCGGCGCCGCGCTCTCGATCGGGGTCGCGAGCCCGGTGCTGCTCGCGGCGGCCGGGCAGAGCGGGCAGATCGGCTGGCTGCGCTCCCAGCCGGTGAACGCCTACACGGTGGTCGTCGAGTCGTTCTTCGGTGCCGCGTGGTGGCTGGCCGCGCTCGCCGTGGCGGTGCTGGCGGTGGCGGCACTCCGGGGGCGGCGGGTCCGCTCTCCGCTCGTGCTCGTGCTCGCGGTCTGGCTGCTCCTGCCCGCGGCCGTGCTGCTGGTGGGCACCGCGCTGATCGAGCCGATGTTCACGCCGCGCTACCTGGGCCTCAGCTCGCCGGCGCTGGCGATGCTGCTCGGTCTGGCCCTCGACTCCTGGCGTCGTGCGACCGCGGGCGTGCTCGTCGGCGCCCTCGCCGTGGCGGCCCTGCCCGCCCTCGTGCTGATGCGCACCGAGACGGGCAAGCCGGCCGGGCAGGATCTGCGCGCCCTCGCGCGGACCGTCCGCGACGGCGCGCTGCCGGGCGACGCGTTCCTGCTCGGCGACAGCGGCACCGTGTCGCTCCGGCCGCGGATCGCCCTCGCGGCCTACCCCGCCGCGTTCGCCGGGCTCGACGACGTCGCCCTCGAGCGCTCCTACGCCACGACCGGCACGTACTCCGACGTCCTGCTCGAGGGCGACGCGCTGCGCTCCGCCCTCGCCGGCGAGCGGCGGGTCTGGGCCGCCGCGCCCGCCACCGACCCCGGCGCGTTCGACTGGCTCGCGGAGGAGGGCTTCACGGCGGGCGGAGCGACGACGGTGCCGACCGCGACGGTCACGCTCTGGCAGCGCTGA